In the genome of Dyadobacter fermentans DSM 18053, the window AGGTTTGATCTGGCTGTTGTTGTAAGAACCCACCGTTTCTACCTTATAACAATAAGTCGAATCCCTGACAATCGTGACATTGACCGTTCCATCAGCTGCATATTTATCCGTACCATCATCGATGAAAGTGAACGTTTGCGGCCCTTGCACGGATACTTCGGCAATGCGGTTGAAAGTCCCCGGCCTGGCTTTATCCTCGCGGTACACCCGGTGAACACGGTTGCTGTTATCCCAAGGAACGAGCGCCGTCCATTTCAGGCCGATCTGGTTGGGCTGGGCGGCATCCTGTTCGAGCCGCACCGAGCTTGCCGTTTCGGTTTCGTCGAATTTGGTGAGTTGTCCGTTTACAGTGGTGTAATATTCAAGCTTGTAGTTGTAAGCGTTGGCTTCGGTGTTCAGGCCCCTGTCTACGAAAATCGTATCACGTGCGCCTGCTGCGAGGTTGGTATTGATGGCGGCGATTTGTGTAAATGCGGTGCCATTCTGACCTGTGGCTCTGAAAAGGCGGTATTGCGCAGGCAATCCGGCAGAAGCGGCAGGTCTGGTCCATTTGATGGTGATCACACCGCTGGTAGTGCTGGTGGTATCGACGGTCACATTCGTAATCACCGGCATCACCATCGGCAGGTTAAGGCAGAACTCCGCCGAAGCAAGGCTCTCGCCGCCGCCGATCAGGTAACCTGGGTCGCTTGGGCTTGCACCCGGACGCGGGAACATGGCCACGAGGCGATAGGAATAGGAAACACCCGGGCGAAGGCCTTCACCCGCATTGTTGTCGAGGAATGTGGTTTGGCTGGCATCCACTCTTCCGATTTCTTCATAACCGGAGCCCGCCGGAATACCGGGGCTACACACGTCTTCGCGCAGTTCGGTACATTTCTCTGCGCGGTAAATGGCTATTTTAGCCCCGGGGATCTGGCATTTGTAGGCATCCCAGTTGAGGCGGTAGGCTGTGCCGGTAGGGTCCGTCACGGCCACTCCCCTGAGGCCGGTCGGTTTCGGTCCGTAAACTTTAATGTTCACGGTTGTCATATCCACCAGTTTCCTGAACAGCGACGGGTTGGGGACTCCCGGCCCGGCGGCGTCTTCCACTTTGAAAAGGACGTCGTATGGTTCCAGGCGCACATGGGCGCAGGACGTTTGCCAGGTGAACATGCCCGTCACAGTGCCCTGTGAGCCCTGCTGGGCAACGGTAAATTTCGCTACGGGAGGCGGCACCAGCGAGGCTTCGTACACCCCGCCCGTCGAGGTGAGCGTCAGTCTGTCGCCATTCTTATCGGTGGCTGTAATGGGCTGGTTTATGAGTGTCCCGGCCTCCACGCATATGTCGGGAATCGGCTGGATTACGGGCCTGTCGTTTCGGGCATCTTCGACGATGATCTGCATATCCCGGACGATCTGGCCGATCAGCGCGCCGTCGCGCCACTCCTCGACGACGAAGGCCACATTATAATAGCCCTTGGTAACCGGTGCGTCCCAGACAAGGTCGCCCGTGACGCGGTCCATACTGAAAGTCGCCGGGGAACCGCCTGCTTCCGTCTGGCCGGGAGGCGTTACCATGTTCGGGTCTTTGTATTGCAGGTTAATTCCGGAGCCGTTCACACCACTTCTTTGGGGGATAAACAGGCGGTAGGCAAGGCTGTCGCCATCAGCATCGAATGCACCGGGGTTATGAATGTAGCGCTGGCCCACTGCGGCAACGTCAATCGGCGCATTCAGCAGCACGGGGGTCTGGTTTTGTCCGTAGCTAGAATTGATTTCCAGGATCGTGCTGACGTAGAAGTTCAAGTTTTGGGTAGGAGGCGGGCCGATATTCAATACGTTATTATTCCGGTTGTCCTCCTCGAAAGATATGCGGTACAAACCCGTGGTCGGGAATGTATAGTTGATGATGTAAATGTTCTGG includes:
- a CDS encoding T9SS type B sorting domain-containing protein; its protein translation is MATHIRAGEITARRISPAGSDRHTYEIKLTAYFDMQNGEGAANAQNSVFFTIGSAFGGPDSRPAVLEAPRIPPIPNIGNNTTQNIYIINYTFPTTGLYRISFEEDNRNNNVLNIGPPPTQNLNFYVSTILEINSSYGQNQTPVLLNAPIDVAAVGQRYIHNPGAFDADGDSLAYRLFIPQRSGVNGSGINLQYKDPNMVTPPGQTEAGGSPATFSMDRVTGDLVWDAPVTKGYYNVAFVVEEWRDGALIGQIVRDMQIIVEDARNDRPVIQPIPDICVEAGTLINQPITATDKNGDRLTLTSTGGVYEASLVPPPVAKFTVAQQGSQGTVTGMFTWQTSCAHVRLEPYDVLFKVEDAAGPGVPNPSLFRKLVDMTTVNIKVYGPKPTGLRGVAVTDPTGTAYRLNWDAYKCQIPGAKIAIYRAEKCTELREDVCSPGIPAGSGYEEIGRVDASQTTFLDNNAGEGLRPGVSYSYRLVAMFPRPGASPSDPGYLIGGGESLASAEFCLNLPMVMPVITNVTVDTTSTTSGVITIKWTRPAASAGLPAQYRLFRATGQNGTAFTQIAAINTNLAAGARDTIFVDRGLNTEANAYNYKLEYYTTVNGQLTKFDETETASSVRLEQDAAQPNQIGLKWTALVPWDNSNRVHRVYREDKARPGTFNRIAEVSVQGPQTFTFIDDGTDKYAADGTVNVTIVRDSTYCYKVETVGSYNNSQIKPSVLYNFSQILCISSSDTTKPCPPVLSLDPLNCDSLRAHPEAFCTTSGFTNHLSWEYPTEVDGRECDPLVTAYRVYYARYEGDAPTLVATITTPPSPLQTSFDHVGLTSFAGCYYVTAVNRFGSESAPSNVVCRDNCPMYVLPNVFTPNGDSKNDVFQPYECPAFVQSLEFKAFNRWGAQVFSTKDVNINWDGKTNGGKELAAGQYYYELVIYFESSKKQSTPVTMKGWVQLLR